In Nocardia higoensis, one genomic interval encodes:
- the fadD32 gene encoding long-chain-fatty-acid--AMP ligase FadD32, whose protein sequence is MDETFDDYLDETGNITIPEGQTLVDHVEKHTRNDANTLAYRYIDYSRERDGEVHELTWQQFGVRLRAVAARLQQVTKPGDRVAILAPQGLDYVVSFFAAIYAGAISVPLFDPDEPGHTDRLHAVLGDCEPSAILTAGSSAAGVRQFFRSLPAAQRPRIIAVDAIPDSVGDSWVRPDISIDDIAYLQYTSGSTRVPAGVEITHRAVATNLLQMVDALNLDWNSRGVTWLPLFHDMGLLTVILPAVGGKYITIMSPSAFVRRPYRWIKELAAVSDGAGTFAAAPNFAFEHAAARGLPRNGETLDLSNVLGLINGSEPVTTSSMKKFNEAFAPYGLPKTAIKPCYGMAEATLFVSATKAEDEAKVTYVDRAELNAGRMVKVEQGAENAIAQVSCGYVALSQWAVIVDPETVESDGGGHELPDGRVGEIWLHGNNMGIGYWNRPDETQKTFRNRVTERVAEGSHAEGTAADANWMRTGDYGVYFDGELYITGRVKDLVIVDGRNHYPQDLEYSAQEASNALRPGFVAAFSVPANQLPAEVFESGSHSGLNFDADDASEQLVIVAERGPGAGKADPGPISDAVRAAVSQRHGVTVRDVLLVPAGSIPRTSSGKIARRACKTAYLEGTLRGGYTQQAFPDAPEE, encoded by the coding sequence TGGACGAGACTTTCGACGACTACCTGGACGAAACCGGGAACATCACTATTCCCGAGGGTCAGACCCTGGTTGATCACGTCGAGAAGCACACCCGCAACGACGCGAACACGCTCGCGTACCGCTATATCGACTATTCGCGAGAACGCGATGGCGAGGTGCACGAGCTGACGTGGCAACAGTTCGGTGTCCGGCTGCGCGCGGTGGCCGCCCGACTCCAGCAGGTGACCAAGCCGGGTGATCGGGTCGCGATCCTCGCCCCCCAGGGCCTGGACTACGTGGTTTCCTTCTTCGCCGCCATCTACGCCGGCGCCATCTCGGTGCCGCTGTTCGATCCGGACGAGCCCGGCCACACCGATCGACTGCACGCCGTGCTCGGCGACTGCGAGCCCTCGGCCATCCTGACGGCGGGTTCCTCCGCCGCGGGCGTGCGCCAGTTCTTCCGCTCGCTGCCCGCCGCCCAGCGCCCGCGCATCATCGCCGTGGACGCGATCCCCGACAGCGTCGGGGACAGCTGGGTGCGCCCGGACATCTCGATCGACGACATCGCCTACCTGCAGTACACCTCGGGCTCGACCCGGGTGCCCGCGGGCGTGGAGATCACCCACCGGGCGGTCGCCACCAACCTGCTGCAGATGGTCGACGCGCTGAACCTGGACTGGAACTCGCGCGGGGTCACCTGGCTGCCGCTGTTCCACGACATGGGTCTGCTGACGGTGATCCTGCCCGCGGTCGGCGGCAAGTACATCACCATCATGTCGCCGAGCGCGTTCGTGCGCCGCCCGTACCGCTGGATCAAGGAGCTCGCCGCGGTCTCCGACGGCGCGGGCACCTTCGCGGCCGCGCCGAACTTCGCCTTCGAGCACGCCGCCGCGCGCGGTCTGCCCCGCAACGGCGAAACCCTGGACCTGTCCAACGTCCTGGGCCTGATCAACGGCAGCGAACCGGTGACCACGTCCTCGATGAAGAAGTTCAACGAGGCGTTCGCCCCCTACGGTCTGCCCAAGACCGCCATCAAGCCCTGCTACGGCATGGCCGAGGCCACCCTGTTCGTCTCGGCCACCAAGGCCGAGGACGAGGCCAAGGTGACCTACGTGGATCGGGCCGAACTCAACGCGGGTCGCATGGTCAAGGTGGAGCAGGGCGCGGAGAACGCCATCGCGCAGGTCTCCTGCGGCTACGTGGCGCTGTCGCAGTGGGCCGTGATCGTGGACCCGGAGACCGTCGAGAGCGACGGCGGCGGCCACGAACTGCCCGACGGCCGGGTCGGCGAGATCTGGCTGCACGGCAACAACATGGGCATCGGCTACTGGAACCGCCCGGATGAGACCCAGAAGACCTTCCGCAACCGGGTCACCGAGCGGGTCGCCGAAGGCAGCCACGCCGAGGGCACCGCCGCGGACGCGAACTGGATGCGCACCGGCGACTACGGCGTGTACTTCGACGGTGAGCTCTACATCACCGGCCGGGTGAAGGATCTGGTCATCGTCGACGGCCGCAATCACTACCCGCAGGACCTCGAGTACTCCGCGCAGGAGGCGAGCAACGCGCTGCGGCCCGGCTTCGTCGCCGCGTTCTCGGTGCCCGCCAACCAGCTGCCCGCCGAGGTCTTCGAATCCGGCAGCCACTCGGGTCTGAATTTCGACGCCGACGACGCCTCCGAACAGCTGGTCATCGTGGCCGAGCGTGGTCCGGGCGCGGGCAAGGCCGATCCCGGCCCGATCAGCGACGCGGTGCGTGCGGCTGTCTCCCAGCGTCACGGCGTCACCGTGCGTGACGTGCTGTTGGTGCCCGCGGGTTCGATCCCGCGGACCTCCAGCGGCAAGATCGCGCGCCGCGCCTGCAAGACCGCTTATCTCGAGGGAACGCTGCGGGGTGGTTACACCCAGCAGGCTTTCCCCGATGCACCGGAAGAGTAA